A DNA window from Bos javanicus breed banteng chromosome 10, ARS-OSU_banteng_1.0, whole genome shotgun sequence contains the following coding sequences:
- the LOC133255358 gene encoding olfactory receptor 11G2-like has translation MLSKAHLTSHSRMSGSSTITGFILLGFPCPREGQILLFVLFSAVYLLTLMGNGSIICAVCWDQRLHTPMYILLANFSFLEIWYVTSTVPNMLANFLSDDKLISFSGCFLQFYFFFSLGSTECFFLAIMAFDRYLAICRPLQYPTIMTGRLCTNFVISCWVLGFLWFLIPVIIISQMSFCGSGIIDHFLCDPGPLLALTCKKAPVMELVFSTLCPIPLIILFLFIMGSYALVIKAVLKVPSTAGRRKAFSTCGSHLTVVSLFYGSVVVMYGSPASEHGARMQMTVTPFYSVVTPLLNPIIYSLRNKDMKKALKKFLRL, from the exons atgctttctaaggcacacttgacttcacattccaggatgtctggctctag CACCATCACTGGCTTCatcctcctgggcttcccttgccCCAGGGAGGGGCAGATTCTCCTCTTTGTGCTCTTCTCTGCTGTCTACCTCCTGACCCTCATGGGCAACGGTTCTAtcatctgtgctgtgtgctgggatcagagactccacactcccatgtACATCCTGCTCGCAAACTTCTCCTTCCTGGAAATCTGGTATGTCACCTCCACTGTCCCCAACATGTTGGCCAACTTCCTCTCTGATGACAAGCTCATCTCCTTCTCTGGGTGCTTTCTCCAGTTctactttttcttctccttgggtTCTACAGAATGCTTTTTCTTAGCTATTATGGCATTTGATCGATACCTTGCCATCTGCCGACCTCTACAGTACCCCACCATCATGACTGGACGTCTCTGCACCAATTTTGTGATCAGCTGCTGGGTACTTGGTTTTCTCTGGTTTTTGATTCCCGTCATTATCATCTCCCAAATGTCTTTCTGTGGATCTGGGATCATTGACCATTTCCTGTGTGACCCAGGTCCTCTTCTAGCACTCACCTGCAAAAAAGCTCCTGTGATGGAGCTTGTCTTCTCCACTCTATGTCCTATTCCCCtcatcattctttttctcttcatcatGGGGTCTTATGCTTTGGTCATAAAAGCTGTATTGAAAGTTCCTTCAACAGCTGGACGAAGGAAGGCTTTCTCCACCTGTGGGTCTCATCTGACTGTGGTTTCACTGTTCTATGGTTCagtagtggtcatgtatgggagCCCAGCATCTGAGCATGGTGCTAGAATGCAGATGACTGTGACTCCGTTTTATTCTGTTGTTACCCCACTTCTTAATCCAATAATCTATAGTCTTAGGAACAAAGATATGAAAAAGGCCCTGAAGAAATTTCTGAGACTATAA